One segment of Candidatus Falkowbacteria bacterium DNA contains the following:
- the hisS gene encoding histidine--tRNA ligase, which produces MITPKRPSGFNEFLPADQMAFNAMISAIRLAYEKHGYSPIETPALELASVLLAKEGGETAKQVYRFNKGDNDLAMRFDLTIPLARYVAEHYHELAMPFRRYQIQEVWRAEKAQAGRFRQFYQCDIDIIGSNDTLADADVLLTAHEAFINLGLTDTIFNISHRGLLGGFLANKKLSSFTSAVLRAIDKLNKKPAKAVEEELIEAGLKQNDIKEIFEFVNINGEAKKVLEKLDSLAIKHTDFEKALADLKELNQYLLTSGLKAKDFVLDLKIARGLDYYTGVVFETTLSKNPEIGSVGGGGRYDNLVSHYSKENLSGVGISIGISRLFSAIKDRLSTGSASPAKALIIPFSKEVANYCLNVAATLNQANINAFVYPAFAKAGKQLSYVDKLKIPLAILIGEDEVKKKSITIKNMKSGKQITIPLSKATATVKKMI; this is translated from the coding sequence ATGATTACACCAAAACGTCCTAGTGGTTTTAATGAGTTTTTGCCAGCTGATCAGATGGCTTTTAACGCCATGATTTCTGCTATTCGACTAGCTTATGAAAAACACGGCTATTCCCCAATTGAGACACCAGCTCTAGAATTAGCTAGCGTATTATTAGCTAAAGAAGGCGGCGAAACCGCTAAACAAGTTTATCGCTTTAACAAGGGCGACAATGACTTGGCTATGCGCTTTGACTTAACTATTCCCCTGGCTCGCTATGTCGCCGAACATTACCATGAATTAGCAATGCCATTTCGTCGTTATCAAATTCAAGAAGTTTGGCGTGCTGAAAAAGCTCAAGCTGGAAGATTTAGACAGTTCTATCAATGCGACATCGATATTATTGGCAGTAACGACACTTTAGCTGACGCTGATGTTTTATTGACTGCGCATGAGGCTTTTATTAACCTTGGCCTAACTGATACTATTTTCAATATTAGTCACCGCGGCTTACTAGGCGGGTTCCTGGCTAATAAAAAGTTATCTTCTTTTACCAGCGCTGTCTTACGCGCCATTGATAAGTTAAACAAAAAACCAGCCAAAGCAGTTGAAGAAGAATTAATTGAAGCTGGCTTAAAGCAAAATGATATTAAAGAAATTTTTGAGTTTGTTAATATTAACGGAGAAGCTAAAAAGGTTTTAGAAAAATTAGACAGCTTAGCTATTAAACATACTGATTTTGAAAAAGCTTTAGCTGATCTTAAAGAACTTAATCAATACCTACTAACTAGCGGACTAAAGGCTAAGGATTTTGTGCTTGATTTAAAGATTGCTCGCGGTCTTGATTATTATACTGGCGTAGTTTTTGAAACAACTTTAAGTAAAAATCCTGAAATTGGTAGTGTTGGTGGCGGCGGTCGTTATGACAACTTAGTTAGCCATTACAGTAAAGAAAACCTATCGGGCGTTGGTATTTCAATCGGAATCTCTCGATTATTTAGCGCTATTAAAGATAGATTAAGCACTGGTTCAGCTAGCCCAGCTAAGGCCTTGATTATTCCCTTCTCTAAAGAAGTTGCTAATTATTGCTTGAACGTCGCCGCAACTCTAAACCAAGCCAATATCAATGCTTTTGTTTACCCGGCCTTTGCTAAAGCTGGTAAACAATTATCTTATGTTGATAAATTAAAGATTCCTCTAGCGATTTTGATTGGCGAAGATGAAGTCAAGAAAAAATCAATCACCATTAAAAACATGAAAAGCGGCAAACAAATAACAATCCCACTCAGCAAAGCAACAGCAACGGTTAAGAAAATGATTTAA
- a CDS encoding trypsin-like peptidase domain-containing protein, translating to MTIKEKQIYAFILATAIIVGGLVGGFAGFFAAQSVTTSQSFFKNVTSLVGDQKVKSEAEADPVVKVVEKSSPAVVSIIVSKDLPKIDQGQLPDLFKQFFGNNLGTGTGETQKQEVGGGSGFIITGDGLIVTNKHVVADEVAEYTVLLNDGNKYPAKVLARDPLNDLAILKIEAKDLPTLDFGKSDDLKVGQKVIAIGNALGEFRNTVSTGVISGLARSITASNGAFSSEKLVGLIQTDASINPGNSGGPLLDTAGRVVGINVAVAQGAQNIGFTIPIDQIKETIEAVKKDGRLVRAWFGVRYVVVTPEIAKTDNLAHDYGVLVVPGQNPEDLAVVPGSPADKSGLEEGDIILEIDGKQLNQDNPLSLVIAKHKPGDVIKLKIVHKGREKDTTIVLEELKQ from the coding sequence ATGACAATAAAAGAAAAACAAATATACGCTTTTATCTTAGCTACCGCAATTATTGTTGGTGGTTTGGTTGGTGGTTTCGCCGGCTTCTTTGCTGCTCAGTCAGTCACTACTAGTCAATCATTTTTTAAGAATGTTACTAGTTTAGTTGGTGATCAAAAAGTAAAATCAGAAGCTGAGGCTGATCCAGTTGTTAAAGTGGTTGAAAAATCTTCACCAGCTGTGGTTAGTATTATTGTTAGCAAAGACTTACCAAAAATTGACCAAGGTCAGTTACCTGATCTTTTTAAACAATTTTTTGGAAATAATCTTGGTACAGGAACAGGCGAAACACAAAAACAAGAAGTTGGCGGTGGTAGCGGTTTCATTATTACAGGCGACGGTTTAATCGTGACAAACAAACACGTTGTCGCTGATGAAGTAGCTGAATATACCGTGCTATTAAATGATGGCAATAAATATCCAGCTAAAGTTTTAGCGCGTGATCCTTTAAATGATTTAGCGATTTTGAAAATTGAAGCAAAAGATTTACCAACCCTAGATTTTGGTAAAAGTGATGATTTAAAAGTTGGCCAAAAAGTAATTGCAATTGGAAATGCTTTAGGAGAATTTCGTAATACAGTTTCAACTGGTGTAATTTCCGGCTTAGCTCGTTCGATTACAGCTTCCAATGGAGCATTTAGCAGTGAAAAATTAGTTGGTTTAATTCAAACCGATGCTTCAATTAATCCAGGTAATTCAGGTGGACCATTGCTTGATACAGCTGGACGCGTAGTTGGCATAAACGTCGCCGTGGCTCAAGGCGCTCAGAACATTGGCTTTACTATTCCGATTGATCAGATTAAAGAAACGATTGAAGCTGTTAAGAAAGACGGGCGTTTAGTTAGAGCTTGGTTTGGTGTGCGTTATGTTGTTGTAACACCAGAAATAGCTAAAACCGATAACTTAGCTCATGATTACGGTGTGTTGGTTGTGCCTGGACAGAATCCTGAAGATTTAGCAGTTGTTCCTGGTTCGCCGGCTGATAAGTCTGGCCTTGAAGAAGGCGACATTATTCTAGAAATTGATGGTAAACAGTTAAATCAAGATAATCCATTGTCCTTAGTAATTGCCAAACACAAGCCAGGTGATGTTATTAAACTCAAAATAGTTCACAAGGGCCGAGAAAAAGATACAACCATTGTTTTGGAAGAACTAAAACAATAA
- the tyrS gene encoding tyrosine--tRNA ligase codes for MSKELQSKIKEITERGVERVYPSKEVMEKALASGKTLTFYAGFDPNAKSLHIGNAIQLAKLSQLQAAGHKVIFLVGDFTAMIGDPTDKKAARKQLDRATVKENCKVWKKQASAWLKFSGINAAEIKYNSKWYDKMSIEEFIRLGSNFTVQQMIIRDMFQERIKEEKPIYLHEFLYPLIQAYDSVAMEVDGEVGGNDQTFNMLAGRDLMKALTGKEKFVITSKLLVDNEGKKMGKSEGNIVNLDETPVNMYGKIMSWPDGVLASAFELCTQLSWDEVKKVQERLKNTTLNPRDFKMKLAHEITKIYHGAKQADAAEENFVKTVQNKEAPAEMEVIKASDMNIIDLLIHAKLTESKSEARRLLEQGGIKINNEAIKDVNYKVTIPAEGLTIQKGKREYRKIIKL; via the coding sequence ATGTCTAAAGAATTACAGTCTAAAATAAAGGAAATAACTGAGCGCGGCGTTGAACGGGTTTATCCTAGTAAAGAAGTAATGGAGAAAGCTTTGGCTAGTGGAAAGACTCTTACTTTTTATGCTGGCTTTGATCCAAATGCCAAATCGCTTCATATTGGTAACGCTATTCAGTTAGCTAAATTGTCTCAACTACAAGCTGCTGGTCATAAGGTGATTTTTTTGGTTGGAGATTTTACAGCCATGATTGGTGATCCAACTGATAAGAAAGCTGCGCGCAAGCAACTTGATCGCGCCACTGTAAAAGAAAATTGTAAGGTTTGGAAAAAGCAGGCCAGTGCTTGGTTAAAATTTTCTGGAATTAATGCCGCTGAAATTAAATATAATAGTAAGTGGTACGATAAAATGTCGATTGAAGAGTTCATTCGTCTTGGTTCTAACTTCACAGTTCAGCAAATGATTATCCGTGATATGTTCCAAGAAAGAATTAAAGAAGAAAAACCAATTTATCTTCATGAATTTTTATATCCTTTGATTCAAGCTTATGATAGCGTGGCTATGGAAGTTGATGGCGAAGTTGGTGGTAATGATCAAACTTTTAATATGTTAGCTGGTCGTGATCTTATGAAAGCTTTAACTGGTAAAGAAAAGTTTGTTATTACCAGTAAATTATTAGTTGATAATGAAGGTAAGAAAATGGGTAAGTCTGAAGGCAACATTGTTAACTTAGACGAAACACCAGTCAATATGTATGGCAAAATTATGTCTTGGCCTGACGGCGTTTTGGCTTCAGCTTTTGAGCTTTGTACTCAATTAAGTTGGGATGAAGTTAAGAAAGTTCAAGAAAGACTTAAGAATACCACCTTAAATCCTCGTGATTTCAAAATGAAGCTAGCTCATGAAATAACTAAAATTTATCATGGTGCTAAACAAGCTGACGCGGCTGAAGAGAATTTTGTTAAAACTGTACAGAATAAAGAAGCTCCAGCTGAAATGGAAGTGATTAAAGCTAGTGACATGAATATTATTGATTTATTAATTCACGCTAAATTAACTGAATCTAAGAGTGAAGCTCGTCGTTTACTTGAGCAAGGCGGAATTAAAATTAATAATGAAGCGATTAAAGATGTAAATTATAAAGTAACTATTCCAGCTGAGGGTTTAACTATTCAAAAAGGCAAAAGAGAATATAGGAAGATTATAAAATTATAA
- a CDS encoding ComEC/Rec2 family competence protein, whose amino-acid sequence MEGEYKPKGGWFIKFCLGFIAGVALYPLIKENLTYLLVFVILIFIASLLYFYVNKKLLVIVSLICFVLGFIIGCWRFENNIHYPTKLDIDYYLDQTVNFSGEIISEPKTKNKTLELDVRADKFINGDLLIGVVRLRTNLYPAFSYGDKVSVKCRLQAPENTEFNYQRYLARYDIYSLCFNARLNKLSPASNNLFVYLLNFKQKILSLIEVNIGEPESSLVGPILFGGSEEIDDDIVTIFRRTGLTHIMAVSGFNVGILALGLAYVLFAFSLSRKTVFILTVIIVVTYVFIVGLPASAVRAGIMSLLTLYALLIGRPLRFINIIVLTAASTLFINPLLLSADIGWQLSFLALLGLIYYQPILKQGMEKVFFNKLVWLVEILAATIAAQIATIPITLYNFGQVSVISPLANILVVGLIPFFTAVTIIALPLAYLVPMIGNIVFLPSYFIAKYIITVVKFAASFSWATLGSNKVSLNAMILLYVLLVSIVLINNFYKARSLKNSNR is encoded by the coding sequence ATGGAGGGAGAATATAAACCAAAAGGAGGGTGGTTTATTAAGTTTTGCCTCGGCTTTATCGCCGGGGTGGCTTTGTATCCATTAATAAAAGAAAACTTAACTTATTTATTAGTATTTGTAATTTTAATATTCATAGCTTCATTGCTTTACTTTTATGTAAATAAAAAGTTATTAGTTATAGTAAGTCTAATTTGTTTTGTTTTAGGTTTTATAATTGGTTGTTGGCGCTTTGAAAATAATATTCATTATCCAACTAAACTAGATATTGATTATTATCTTGATCAAACAGTGAATTTTTCAGGAGAAATAATTTCCGAGCCAAAAACTAAAAATAAGACACTTGAATTAGATGTTAGAGCTGACAAATTTATAAATGGCGATCTGCTTATAGGAGTTGTTCGCTTAAGAACCAATCTTTATCCAGCTTTTTCTTATGGCGATAAGGTTAGTGTTAAATGTCGCTTGCAGGCTCCGGAAAATACTGAGTTTAATTATCAAAGATATTTAGCGCGCTATGATATTTATAGTTTATGTTTCAATGCTAGATTAAATAAATTAAGTCCGGCGTCCAACAACTTATTTGTATATTTATTAAATTTCAAACAAAAAATACTAAGCCTAATAGAAGTAAATATTGGTGAACCAGAATCATCTTTGGTTGGTCCAATTTTATTTGGGGGTAGTGAAGAAATTGATGATGATATTGTTACTATTTTTCGTCGTACTGGTTTAACGCATATTATGGCCGTATCTGGCTTTAATGTTGGTATCTTGGCTCTTGGTTTAGCTTATGTATTATTTGCTTTTAGTTTGAGCAGAAAAACAGTCTTTATTTTAACGGTTATCATTGTTGTGACTTATGTTTTTATTGTTGGCTTACCAGCCTCAGCTGTGCGCGCTGGTATCATGAGTCTTCTAACTTTATATGCTCTGCTCATCGGACGGCCGCTGCGTTTTATAAATATTATTGTTTTGACCGCTGCCAGCACATTATTTATTAACCCACTTTTATTATCAGCTGATATTGGTTGGCAATTATCGTTTTTAGCGCTCTTAGGTTTAATTTATTATCAGCCAATTTTAAAACAGGGGATGGAGAAAGTATTTTTTAATAAACTCGTTTGGTTAGTAGAAATTTTAGCTGCCACAATAGCCGCACAGATTGCGACCATACCTATAACGCTTTATAATTTCGGTCAGGTTTCAGTTATCTCACCTTTAGCAAATATTTTAGTTGTTGGTTTAATTCCGTTTTTTACGGCCGTGACTATTATTGCTTTGCCCTTGGCGTATTTGGTCCCAATGATTGGCAACATTGTTTTTCTGCCATCGTATTTTATTGCTAAATATATTATTACTGTCGTTAAGTTTGCCGCGAGTTTTTCTTGGGCTACACTTGGTTCAAATAAGGTTTCTTTAAATGCCATGATTTTATTATATGTTTTATTAGTTTCGATTGTATTGATAAATAATTTTTACAAGGCAAGAAGCTTAAAGAACAGTAACCGTTGA
- a CDS encoding cytidylate kinase family protein, whose translation MIISFGGSAGSGKSSLALKIAERLNYSYYDMGALRRHMALEQGITLAELNKKGETDPESDLIVDRYQENLGKTSDNFVITGRTSWHFIPHSLKIFLAVDVEEGARRIMADKNHQTQGEAFSSLEEAIQAQKERMESDKLRYEKYFQIDVYDKNNYDWYFDTTHLGKDEVFDAVWGFIQSKIIPK comes from the coding sequence ATGATTATTTCTTTTGGCGGCTCAGCTGGTTCTGGAAAATCTAGCTTGGCATTAAAAATAGCTGAACGTCTTAATTATTCATACTATGATATGGGCGCTTTGCGACGCCATATGGCCTTAGAGCAGGGCATAACTTTAGCTGAGCTTAATAAGAAAGGCGAAACTGACCCAGAATCAGATTTAATTGTTGATCGTTATCAAGAAAATTTAGGCAAGACGTCTGATAATTTTGTTATTACAGGTCGTACTTCCTGGCATTTTATTCCGCACTCATTAAAAATATTTTTAGCCGTTGATGTTGAAGAAGGCGCACGCCGTATTATGGCTGATAAAAATCATCAAACACAAGGCGAGGCTTTTTCTTCTTTAGAAGAAGCAATTCAAGCACAAAAAGAAAGAATGGAATCTGATAAATTACGCTATGAGAAATATTTTCAAATTGACGTCTACGATAAAAATAATTACGACTGGTATTTTGATACTACTCATTTAGGTAAAGATGAGGTGTTTGATGCAGTCTGGGGATTTATTCAATCAAAAATTATCCCCAAGTAG
- a CDS encoding RluA family pseudouridine synthase, with amino-acid sequence MTNIKVAKGVGQRLDTWLSLELALSRSLVQKMIKSGEVLVNDKIVSAHRLIKADDILKTVKLKSKVVEVKVEKVVLPKIKIIKETDDYLVINKPAGLLMHGNDNETRTSLVDWLVKYYPKIKKVGDDPIRPGIVHRLDKDVSGLVVVAKNQKSFDDLKKQFKGRKVVKQYKALVYGADLPQDGEIRFKMGRSSKGYRMAARPLNQPGKVAITDFTVDHYYHNYALLTVTIKTGRTHQIRAHMGAYNHPVVGDDLYGTARHKSLNKKLKLGRVFLMAAHLSFIDLKGERQEFSIDLPTGLKKVLETIK; translated from the coding sequence ATGACAAATATTAAAGTTGCTAAAGGAGTAGGACAAAGACTTGATACTTGGCTTTCGCTTGAGCTTGCTTTGTCACGTAGTTTAGTTCAAAAAATGATTAAGAGTGGTGAAGTTTTAGTTAATGATAAAATTGTGTCAGCTCACCGTTTAATAAAAGCCGATGATATTTTAAAAACTGTTAAACTAAAATCAAAGGTAGTCGAAGTTAAAGTTGAAAAAGTTGTTTTACCTAAAATTAAAATTATTAAAGAGACTGATGATTACTTAGTGATAAATAAACCAGCTGGTCTGTTAATGCATGGCAATGATAATGAAACTAGAACTTCTTTAGTCGATTGGTTGGTAAAATATTATCCAAAGATAAAAAAAGTTGGTGATGATCCGATTCGACCAGGTATTGTGCATCGACTTGATAAAGATGTCAGTGGTTTAGTTGTGGTAGCTAAAAATCAAAAGTCATTTGATGATCTTAAAAAACAATTCAAGGGTAGGAAAGTTGTTAAACAATATAAAGCCCTTGTTTATGGAGCTGATTTGCCACAAGACGGAGAAATAAGATTTAAAATGGGCCGTTCTAGTAAGGGTTATCGTATGGCCGCCCGACCCTTAAATCAGCCAGGTAAAGTAGCTATTACTGACTTTACAGTTGATCATTATTACCATAACTATGCTTTGTTAACTGTGACGATTAAGACTGGCCGTACACACCAAATTAGGGCTCATATGGGGGCTTATAACCATCCAGTGGTAGGTGATGACCTTTATGGCACAGCGCGTCATAAAAGCTTAAATAAGAAGCTAAAATTAGGTCGAGTATTTCTAATGGCAGCTCATTTATCCTTTATTGATTTAAAAGGCGAACGACAAGAATTTTCAATTGACTTGCCGACTGGCCTTAAAAAAGTTTTAGAAACTATTAAATAA
- the prfB gene encoding peptide chain release factor 2 (programmed frameshift) produces the protein MENLLKNIEELRERIIATGVYFDLDRKTAKAVELRTLSSEPSFWQDQAKAVTIGRQLEALESEVNEWQKLLDDTRQLEALVSLAMKEADDSLGDEPIKTLQVLQERFAKLEFFVMFAGKYDEKNAILSIHAGTGGVDAQDWTEMLERMFIRMAERHDWKVEVIDRLVGNEAGIKSVSLSITGHYAYGYLKSEAGVHRLVRISPFDSEGMRHTSFALVEVLPELDEDDDLIIKPEDLEIDFFRSSGPGGQNVNKTSSAVRLTHKPSGIVVACQSERSQHQNRELAMKMLRGKLIAMRQSERDETNAEIKGKHEKAAWGKQIRSYVLQPYQLVKDHRTNYETTDVNSVLDGKIDEFIEAYLRNKVKN, from the exons ATGGAAAACTTACTAAAAAACATTGAAGAACTCCGGGAGCGAATTATCGCTACC GGAGTTTACTTTGACCTAGATCGTAAAACAGCCAAAGCAGTTGAGTTGCGAACTTTAAGTTCGGAACCTAGTTTTTGGCAAGATCAGGCTAAAGCCGTAACAATCGGTCGTCAGCTAGAAGCTTTAGAATCTGAAGTGAATGAATGGCAAAAATTGTTAGATGACACACGTCAACTTGAAGCTTTGGTTTCTTTGGCCATGAAAGAAGCTGATGACTCCTTGGGCGATGAACCAATTAAAACTTTACAAGTTCTACAAGAGCGTTTTGCTAAGTTAGAATTTTTTGTAATGTTTGCCGGTAAGTATGATGAAAAAAATGCTATTCTTTCAATTCACGCTGGAACTGGCGGCGTCGATGCACAAGATTGGACAGAAATGTTAGAGCGAATGTTTATTCGTATGGCTGAAAGGCATGATTGGAAAGTAGAAGTAATTGATCGTTTAGTCGGTAATGAAGCTGGTATAAAAAGCGTGTCTTTAAGTATCACTGGCCATTATGCATATGGCTATTTGAAAAGCGAAGCTGGTGTTCATCGTTTAGTTCGTATTTCACCCTTTGACAGTGAAGGCATGCGTCATACATCTTTTGCTTTAGTAGAAGTTTTACCTGAGTTAGATGAAGACGATGATTTAATAATTAAACCAGAAGATTTAGAAATAGATTTTTTCCGCTCCTCTGGTCCTGGTGGTCAAAACGTCAACAAAACTTCAAGCGCCGTTCGTTTAACACATAAACCAAGTGGCATTGTTGTTGCTTGCCAAAGTGAAAGATCGCAACATCAGAATAGGGAATTGGCTATGAAAATGCTGCGTGGTAAATTAATTGCCATGCGTCAATCTGAGCGCGACGAGACCAATGCCGAAATTAAAGGAAAACACGAGAAAGCGGCTTGGGGAAAACAAATTAGATCTTATGTTTTACAACCATATCAATTAGTGAAAGATCATCGCACTAACTATGAAACAACAGATGTTAATTCTGTCTTGGATGGTAAAATCGATGAATTTATTGAAGCTTATTTGAGAAATAAAGTTAAAAACTAA
- the gap gene encoding type I glyceraldehyde-3-phosphate dehydrogenase translates to MNIAINGFGRIGRAVFKALLEKPGVHVVAINDLTDTKTLAHLLTYDSCYGIYSKKVKATADSLVVDGVKYPVLAEKDPLMLPWKKMNVDIVIESTGRFTDPVEAMKHVKAGAKKVVLSAPAKGKGANTYVLGVNEQKIKKSDKILSMASCTTNCLAPTTDIIRRAFGIEKAIMTTIHSYTADQNLVDGPHKDLRRARAAALSMIPTTTGAAIAVTQTIPELTNKFDGLSVRVPTPVASLCDAVYVLKKKTTADAVNKVIVKAAQSPRYKGIVVTTEDPIVSIDIVGNPASTIVDLPLTKVVAGNLLKVISWYDNEWGYSNRLADLCVYLKKRKLI, encoded by the coding sequence ATGAATATTGCTATAAATGGTTTTGGTCGTATCGGCCGAGCCGTGTTCAAAGCTCTCTTAGAAAAACCTGGTGTGCATGTTGTCGCAATTAATGATTTAACTGACACTAAAACCCTAGCGCATCTTTTAACTTATGATAGTTGCTATGGAATTTATTCTAAAAAAGTAAAAGCCACGGCTGATTCATTAGTTGTTGATGGCGTAAAATACCCAGTTTTGGCCGAAAAAGATCCTTTAATGTTGCCTTGGAAGAAAATGAACGTAGATATCGTAATAGAATCAACGGGTCGTTTCACTGATCCAGTTGAAGCCATGAAGCATGTTAAGGCTGGTGCCAAGAAAGTCGTTTTGTCAGCTCCAGCTAAAGGCAAGGGTGCTAATACCTATGTCTTGGGTGTTAATGAACAAAAAATTAAAAAGTCAGACAAGATTCTTTCCATGGCATCTTGTACAACTAATTGTTTAGCCCCAACCACAGATATTATTCGCCGTGCTTTTGGAATTGAAAAAGCGATCATGACAACAATTCACTCATATACCGCTGATCAGAATTTAGTTGATGGTCCACATAAAGATTTACGCCGTGCTCGCGCCGCAGCTTTAAGTATGATCCCAACCACGACCGGTGCCGCGATTGCTGTTACGCAAACCATTCCTGAATTAACTAATAAATTTGATGGTTTGTCGGTCCGTGTTCCAACTCCAGTGGCTTCTTTATGTGATGCAGTTTATGTACTTAAGAAAAAAACTACTGCTGATGCGGTAAACAAAGTTATTGTAAAAGCCGCTCAATCTCCTCGCTATAAGGGAATTGTTGTTACAACCGAAGATCCGATTGTTTCAATTGATATTGTCGGTAATCCAGCTAGCACAATTGTTGACTTGCCTTTAACTAAAGTTGTTGCCGGAAACTTATTGAAAGTTATTTCTTGGTATGACAACGAGTGGGGCTACAGTAACCGCTTGGCTGACTTATGTGTATATCTTAAGAAAAGAAAGTTAATCTAG
- a CDS encoding glycosyltransferase: MVNRLLIVSTSSSKQILLGDLLSHFKATRQPFFLLTKSRRLLHRGKNEHWDIKSSSLPSVSPLIFVILSPLIWLFFGLSFMVSLWRWRPNTVILAHWPEKIIFSPLVSLFGKRLIWLEYPEKDLSKMSPFIKFFYKRFSKNVSFVVFGNKSSEILRKIVGDKDISVFLPTAASAHLQQHSIFKTLAEQTNRGRFVIGSVLYGLPRDQAERLLSALSIAQTVCPNIELVIIGEGKNRRQIQWLARRMNLERRVWLAGPTVDFQRWVGQLDVYVIANKRPSLEDASWAISAMASNLPVIAPQQAWLEDVVNSKTGIMTDIDDPETLARQFINLQQETELCQQIGKEARLMSQKLTFENFVDSFTKLLS; this comes from the coding sequence ATGGTGAATCGTTTGCTAATTGTTTCTACGTCATCAAGCAAGCAGATCTTATTAGGAGATTTGCTAAGCCATTTTAAGGCTACGCGTCAGCCATTTTTTTTGTTAACTAAATCTCGCCGTTTATTACATCGCGGCAAGAATGAACATTGGGATATTAAGAGTAGCTCGCTGCCTTCTGTTTCACCTTTAATATTTGTTATTTTATCGCCTTTAATTTGGCTATTTTTTGGCTTATCTTTTATGGTTAGTCTTTGGCGCTGGCGACCAAATACAGTAATTCTGGCCCACTGGCCTGAGAAAATAATTTTTTCTCCATTGGTTAGTTTGTTCGGCAAGCGTTTAATTTGGTTAGAGTATCCTGAAAAAGATTTAAGTAAAATGTCGCCCTTCATTAAGTTTTTTTACAAACGTTTTAGTAAAAATGTTAGTTTTGTTGTTTTCGGTAATAAGTCATCTGAAATACTACGCAAAATTGTGGGAGACAAAGATATTTCAGTATTTTTGCCAACGGCTGCTTCGGCCCATTTACAGCAGCATTCAATTTTTAAAACTTTAGCTGAGCAAACAAATCGCGGTCGCTTTGTTATTGGTTCAGTTTTGTATGGTCTGCCGCGTGATCAGGCTGAGCGTCTATTGTCGGCTTTATCGATTGCGCAAACAGTTTGTCCAAATATTGAATTAGTCATTATTGGAGAAGGTAAAAATCGTCGCCAAATTCAGTGGTTAGCTCGTCGTATGAATTTAGAGAGAAGAGTTTGGTTAGCTGGTCCGACTGTAGATTTCCAGCGCTGGGTTGGTCAACTCGATGTTTATGTTATTGCCAATAAACGACCAAGCTTAGAAGATGCGTCTTGGGCAATTAGTGCCATGGCTTCAAACTTACCAGTCATTGCACCTCAGCAAGCTTGGTTAGAAGATGTTGTTAATTCTAAAACTGGTATCATGACTGATATTGATGATCCTGAAACTTTAGCTCGTCAATTTATAAATCTCCAACAAGAAACTGAGCTTTGTCAGCAGATCGGCAAGGAAGCGCGTTTAATGTCACAAAAACTAACATTTGAAAATTTCGTTGATTCATTTACTAAATTATTATCATGA